A genomic region of Coriobacteriaceae bacterium contains the following coding sequences:
- a CDS encoding metal-dependent transcriptional regulator — MRDEADASRGSRSRATTKSSEDYLEAILVIRRLRGSCRNVDIAERLGFSKASVTKALGNLARKGLVEVVDHDVRLTAAGKHLAEETLSKHRFFERLLANAGVNAEVASKEVCRMEHCISTDSFEKLSSHLGRIQDSLR, encoded by the coding sequence ATGAGGGATGAAGCCGATGCGAGCCGCGGCTCACGGAGCAGGGCGACAACCAAGTCGTCCGAAGACTACCTCGAGGCCATCCTCGTGATCCGCCGCCTGCGCGGGTCGTGCCGCAACGTGGACATCGCCGAGCGCCTGGGCTTCTCGAAGGCGAGCGTCACCAAGGCGCTCGGCAACCTGGCTCGTAAGGGCCTTGTCGAGGTGGTCGATCACGACGTTCGCTTGACCGCAGCTGGAAAGCACCTTGCCGAGGAGACGCTATCTAAACACCGCTTCTTCGAGCGTCTGCTCGCCAACGCCGGGGTGAATGCGGAAGTTGCCTCCAAAGAGGTATGCCGCATGGAGCACTGCATCTCCACGGATTCTTTCGAGAAGCTCTCCTCCCACCTAGGGCGGATTCAGGATTCCCTTCGATAA
- a CDS encoding ABC transporter ATP-binding protein — protein sequence MRFSVERGELVVLTGNSGCGKTTLLRAMNGLIPDQYEGELDGRIELLGKSLGEFSSGELARTIGNVFQNPTDQFFTRKAADEVALVGENLGMPREELIERVESAFESMKIAHLAGKDLIGLSGGEKQRVAIASTLVYDTQVIFFDEPSASLDHEGIEDFRRILADLKALGKTVVIAEHRLYFLADLYDRLHVMAGGQIVDSFAAGRLRAEDCARYGLRALDLHGLNPENHRQLGAEVASMKGVSVSAGGRALIGPLTLSLREGEVMGVLGANGVGKSTLARAMCGLAGGRQAFSWGVRPRQRLRRSYYMMQDVDYQLFFDTVENEILTDQKSIDDNRLNEVARIVKAIDLWDKRTEHPQNLSGGQKQRLALACAFLSSKEIVVLDEPTSGLDFMHMARIAGLIEELAKGRPVAVITHDLEFLFKVCTSALMVGRDGCEKVDLRAPGSSKSVLRFMGCVR from the coding sequence GTGCGGTTTTCGGTGGAGCGCGGCGAGCTCGTCGTACTCACCGGCAACTCCGGGTGCGGGAAGACCACTCTCCTGCGCGCCATGAACGGTTTGATTCCCGATCAGTACGAAGGCGAGCTCGATGGGAGAATCGAGCTTCTCGGGAAAAGCCTGGGAGAGTTCTCCTCCGGCGAGCTCGCCCGCACGATCGGCAACGTGTTCCAGAATCCGACCGATCAGTTCTTCACCCGCAAGGCGGCCGACGAGGTGGCCCTCGTCGGCGAGAATCTGGGCATGCCTCGCGAGGAGCTGATCGAAAGGGTCGAGTCGGCTTTCGAGAGCATGAAAATCGCGCATCTGGCGGGCAAGGACCTCATAGGCCTCTCGGGAGGAGAGAAGCAGCGCGTCGCCATAGCCTCGACGCTCGTCTACGACACCCAGGTGATTTTCTTCGACGAGCCGTCCGCCAGCCTCGACCACGAAGGGATAGAGGACTTTCGCCGAATCCTCGCCGATTTGAAGGCCCTCGGCAAGACCGTCGTCATCGCCGAGCACAGGCTTTACTTTCTGGCGGATCTCTACGACAGGCTCCACGTCATGGCGGGCGGCCAAATCGTCGATTCGTTCGCAGCGGGTCGGCTTCGCGCGGAGGATTGCGCGCGCTATGGACTTCGCGCGCTCGATCTACACGGCCTGAACCCGGAAAACCACCGTCAGCTCGGGGCGGAGGTCGCTTCAATGAAAGGCGTTTCGGTCTCCGCAGGCGGGCGAGCCCTGATCGGGCCCTTGACGCTCTCTTTGCGAGAGGGCGAGGTTATGGGCGTCCTTGGGGCAAACGGAGTCGGAAAGAGCACGCTCGCCCGGGCGATGTGCGGCCTTGCGGGCGGTCGACAGGCCTTCTCGTGGGGAGTTCGGCCTCGGCAGAGGCTTCGCCGATCGTACTACATGATGCAAGACGTCGATTACCAATTGTTCTTCGACACGGTGGAAAACGAAATCCTGACCGACCAGAAAAGCATCGACGACAACCGTCTCAACGAGGTGGCGCGTATCGTCAAGGCCATCGACCTATGGGACAAGAGGACCGAGCATCCGCAAAACCTATCAGGAGGCCAGAAGCAGCGTTTGGCGCTGGCTTGCGCCTTTCTGAGCAGCAAGGAGATTGTCGTTCTGGATGAGCCGACATCGGGACTCGACTTCATGCACATGGCGAGGATTGCCGGGCTCATCGAGGAGCTTGCCAAAGGCCGTCCCGTGGCCGTCATCACCCATGACCTTGAGTTCCTGTTCAAGGTCTGCACTTCGGCTCTGATGGTGGGGCGAGACGGCTGCGAGAAGGTCGACCTGCGGGCGCCCGGATCCAGCAAAAGCGTCCTTAGGTTCATGGGGTGCGTTCGCTAG
- a CDS encoding energy-coupling factor transporter transmembrane protein EcfT has translation MGRTGLLDSGREGHLHPLTLFALTLLALIQAFLANQLVYALVLALSFLVLLDVSPASFLRQLALFAVACGVVQLILHVDIGYVTSIFLGVAVLVVRVFPVVNIGCALMMTSSSKLLASMRKLHVPNRAAVGAVIGLRFLDEMGDRVKEIKRGMRVRGLRPSPLRPVHAFELYFVPLVYKCLHVSETLVSSVISKGIEANCEKTSYRSLSFGLLDGAALGVGVVLLGVAVWM, from the coding sequence ATGGGGCGAACGGGTCTGCTCGACAGCGGGCGCGAGGGGCATCTGCACCCGCTGACGCTCTTCGCGCTGACGCTTCTGGCGCTCATCCAAGCGTTTCTCGCCAATCAGCTGGTATATGCCCTCGTTCTGGCGCTGTCGTTTCTCGTCCTTTTGGACGTCTCGCCGGCGTCCTTCTTGAGGCAGCTCGCGCTCTTTGCGGTGGCATGCGGGGTCGTGCAGCTGATCCTGCATGTCGACATCGGCTATGTCACGAGCATCTTCCTGGGCGTGGCGGTTTTGGTGGTGAGGGTCTTCCCCGTCGTCAACATCGGTTGCGCCCTCATGATGACGAGCTCCTCGAAGCTTCTGGCGAGCATGCGCAAGCTGCACGTTCCGAACAGAGCCGCAGTCGGCGCAGTCATAGGGTTGCGCTTCCTCGACGAGATGGGCGATCGCGTGAAGGAGATAAAGCGCGGGATGCGGGTTCGCGGGCTGCGCCCGAGCCCGCTTCGTCCCGTGCACGCCTTCGAGCTCTACTTCGTTCCCCTTGTGTACAAGTGCCTGCACGTGAGCGAGACGCTCGTCTCCTCCGTGATTTCGAAAGGAATCGAAGCGAATTGCGAAAAGACGAGCTACCGAAGTCTCTCCTTCGGTCTGCTTGACGGAGCCGCCTTGGGCGTCGGAGTCGTTCTTTTGGGGGTCGCGGTATGGATGTGA
- a CDS encoding MptD family putative ECF transporter S component, whose product MKLKDIATIAVLGVIGFALGMGVGMITGMFGALSMYVSAGFAAFFVGPVYTIMARKVQKRGTAFCFWLIYGVLYAIMGFAVATPLCLIAGIVAEIIAGDYGNKKRVWLSFSASMFIYSMHMIVFVLVLGSDGLATFVESISLEQAQQMVAMYTVDMMVICVLINIVTELLAGRFGMFINDKFFEKGAKESRLG is encoded by the coding sequence ATGAAACTGAAGGACATCGCGACAATAGCGGTACTGGGAGTGATCGGATTCGCCCTCGGGATGGGCGTCGGCATGATAACAGGCATGTTCGGCGCGCTTTCCATGTACGTCTCGGCGGGATTCGCGGCCTTCTTCGTCGGTCCCGTTTACACCATCATGGCGCGCAAGGTGCAAAAACGGGGGACGGCCTTCTGCTTCTGGTTGATCTACGGCGTGCTCTACGCGATCATGGGCTTCGCCGTCGCGACGCCCCTGTGCCTGATCGCGGGCATCGTCGCAGAGATCATCGCCGGCGACTACGGAAACAAGAAGAGGGTGTGGCTGTCGTTTTCGGCATCGATGTTCATCTACTCGATGCACATGATAGTGTTCGTGCTCGTTCTGGGATCCGATGGGCTGGCGACTTTCGTCGAGAGCATCTCGCTTGAACAGGCGCAGCAGATGGTGGCGATGTACACGGTCGATATGATGGTCATCTGCGTGCTGATCAATATTGTGACCGAGCTTCTGGCCGGGCGTTTCGGAATGTTCATCAACGACAAGTTCTTCGAAAAGGGCGCGAAGGAAAGCAGGCTGGGTTGA
- a CDS encoding ABC transporter ATP-binding protein/permease, translating to MSNSKRFLPRLRRYMDEGDRRQHRLGTLLYALSGVMCGIGLAIMMPATMALQSGDPQWGLTFWGWAVALAAVTVVGSTASFFGTKLSYAAGLGFMRNMQVVIGNKVSRLPLGWFKADSAGRLSRMVTQEMISTGQAAALYVGQLIKNAAAAIVFCAAVWLWSWQIGIMLTLSIPILFLLLRVSQACVGKGNGLEDSAERDIAARIVEFARCQGALRACRAGADYAELEDSFVEGRKRSVRGLWWSALGEILSGASVQMLVVSMIIAVSYLGASGSIGALETVVMIGVALRFTTLLNEIASALFGMEDRRAMLDGMDEVVEAAELPVVDASKACPTDASVRMGEVRFSYVKEKPILRGVDLDVPEGSMVAIVGPSGCGKTTMLKLIARFYDVDDGAVRIGGVDVRDMTTEDLFARVSFVFQDVYLFNDTLRNNVLMANPDASEEQLRAVADLAGVTEVVERLPEGWETLCGEGGRSLSGGERQRVSIARALLKQAPIVLLDEATSALDAENEKNVVRSIETLKRRSTLIVVAHKLETVRMADKIVVMDSSGKVAETGTHNELIALEGEYKDFWDKRNASSQWQLV from the coding sequence ATGAGTAATTCCAAACGCTTCTTACCGAGACTTCGTCGTTATATGGACGAGGGTGATAGGCGCCAGCACCGTTTGGGAACTTTGCTCTACGCCCTTTCCGGCGTGATGTGCGGCATCGGTCTCGCCATCATGATGCCGGCGACCATGGCTCTCCAGTCCGGCGACCCCCAATGGGGCTTGACGTTTTGGGGCTGGGCAGTCGCGCTTGCGGCGGTGACAGTCGTCGGCTCAACAGCCTCGTTCTTCGGTACCAAGCTCAGCTATGCAGCGGGGTTAGGCTTCATGCGCAATATGCAGGTGGTCATCGGGAACAAGGTGTCGCGTTTGCCACTTGGCTGGTTTAAGGCGGATAGTGCCGGAAGGCTTTCGCGCATGGTTACGCAGGAAATGATCTCGACCGGACAGGCCGCTGCTCTTTATGTTGGCCAGCTTATAAAAAACGCTGCCGCCGCAATCGTGTTCTGTGCTGCCGTGTGGCTTTGGAGCTGGCAAATTGGAATCATGCTGACGCTTTCCATCCCAATCCTTTTCCTTCTTCTGCGCGTTTCACAGGCATGCGTCGGAAAAGGAAACGGGTTAGAGGATTCCGCCGAGCGGGACATCGCCGCGAGGATAGTCGAGTTCGCACGATGCCAGGGAGCCCTGCGCGCCTGCCGTGCGGGTGCCGACTATGCGGAGCTTGAGGATAGTTTCGTAGAAGGCAGAAAGCGGTCGGTCCGCGGCCTGTGGTGGAGCGCCCTCGGCGAAATCCTTTCCGGGGCGAGCGTGCAGATGCTCGTTGTGAGCATGATCATCGCGGTGAGCTACTTGGGTGCAAGCGGAAGCATCGGGGCGCTTGAAACAGTGGTCATGATCGGCGTCGCACTAAGGTTCACCACGCTCCTCAACGAGATCGCCTCAGCCCTATTCGGGATGGAGGACCGTCGGGCAATGCTCGACGGCATGGACGAGGTCGTCGAAGCGGCCGAGCTGCCGGTTGTGGACGCGTCGAAAGCTTGTCCGACCGACGCAAGCGTCCGGATGGGAGAGGTTCGCTTTTCCTACGTGAAGGAGAAGCCAATCCTTCGTGGAGTCGATCTCGACGTTCCGGAAGGCAGCATGGTCGCCATCGTGGGCCCGTCTGGCTGCGGCAAGACGACCATGCTCAAGCTAATCGCGCGTTTTTACGACGTCGACGACGGAGCGGTCAGGATCGGCGGCGTAGACGTCCGCGATATGACGACAGAGGATCTTTTCGCTCGGGTGTCTTTCGTTTTCCAGGACGTCTATCTCTTTAACGACACGCTGCGAAACAACGTCCTTATGGCGAACCCGGATGCTTCGGAGGAGCAGCTTCGCGCGGTCGCTGACCTTGCCGGGGTGACGGAGGTCGTCGAGCGCCTTCCTGAGGGCTGGGAGACGCTGTGCGGCGAAGGGGGTCGCTCGCTTTCCGGCGGCGAGCGGCAGCGCGTTTCCATAGCCCGCGCGCTTCTCAAGCAAGCCCCCATCGTGCTCCTGGACGAGGCGACGTCGGCTCTCGATGCGGAAAACGAGAAGAACGTCGTTCGCTCAATAGAGACGCTCAAACGGCGCTCCACGCTCATCGTGGTCGCGCACAAGCTCGAAACCGTGCGCATGGCGGACAAGATCGTGGTCATGGATAGCTCGGGCAAGGTTGCGGAGACAGGGACGCACAACGAGCTGATCGCCCTCGAAGGAGAATACAAAGACTTCTGGGACAAGCGCAACGCGAGCTCCCAGTGGCAATTGGTCTAG
- a CDS encoding ABC transporter ATP-binding protein/permease, with amino-acid sequence MAETSEQDRQRDEAGREAIRRLSCPVKGRVMLAQAFTVLSALLSFAPYLALVWLGDLFLAGEGPLAQADASKVHEIALLLVMAFLSQLFFRALALIITHFADMKLRYVIRKGIVERLSRAPLAWFSATESGKVRSAVQDDTKTVHTVIAHGPVDRLNGVLQPMVLLAFMFWINWRLALIGIATIPFYFLLQALSMKDMGPKTAEMNGHLAQVSSTMVELVSGIKVVKAFGKTGEAHRNYADAASAFSQSYWDWCAPLIGLCSIAGELISSPLLLLINLCGGALVMGAGLASLPQVLACALIAIVLPTAISAVANSTWSYQMAGAAAVRLCEILDTPSIPEPKTPKKPDGVVVEVNDVSYSYGDTQALRGVSLVLNPGTTTALIGPSGSGKSTLATLIARFDDPESGSIRLGGVDLRDISSRDLYNTVSFVLQDPMLINASIGRNISLAKPEASLEEIREAARTAQIDDFIMSLPKGYDSVLGTDCSLSGGESQRVSIARALLADTPILIMDEATAFADPDSELEIQKALSSLVEGRTVLAIAHRLNAILGADQIAVLEEGKIVALGTHAEIQDNEHYQALLKQGGLCGSEEEGDADE; translated from the coding sequence ATGGCAGAGACAAGCGAACAAGACCGGCAACGGGATGAAGCGGGGCGGGAGGCTATCAGGCGCCTGTCTTGCCCCGTCAAGGGACGCGTCATGCTGGCGCAGGCGTTCACGGTGCTCTCGGCGCTTTTATCCTTTGCCCCGTATTTGGCTTTGGTATGGCTGGGAGACCTATTTCTGGCGGGGGAAGGCCCGCTCGCGCAGGCCGATGCCTCCAAGGTGCACGAAATTGCCCTCCTCCTCGTCATGGCGTTCCTCTCGCAGCTGTTCTTTCGCGCTCTTGCGCTCATCATCACGCATTTTGCCGATATGAAACTGCGCTACGTCATTCGCAAGGGTATCGTTGAGCGGTTGAGCCGCGCGCCTCTTGCTTGGTTTAGCGCTACGGAATCCGGCAAGGTCAGAAGCGCTGTGCAGGATGACACGAAGACGGTCCACACCGTCATCGCACACGGACCGGTCGACCGTCTTAACGGCGTTTTGCAGCCGATGGTTCTTCTGGCTTTCATGTTCTGGATCAATTGGCGCTTGGCGCTCATCGGCATCGCCACGATCCCCTTCTATTTCCTGCTGCAGGCGCTCTCTATGAAGGATATGGGACCGAAAACCGCCGAGATGAACGGGCACCTTGCACAAGTGTCCTCGACGATGGTCGAGCTCGTGTCCGGCATCAAGGTGGTCAAAGCGTTCGGAAAAACAGGAGAGGCGCATCGTAATTACGCGGACGCCGCATCGGCATTCTCGCAGTCGTACTGGGACTGGTGCGCCCCGCTCATCGGGCTTTGCTCGATTGCCGGCGAGCTCATCTCCTCCCCCTTGCTGCTGCTGATCAACCTCTGCGGCGGCGCGCTTGTCATGGGGGCAGGGTTGGCCAGCCTCCCCCAGGTTCTCGCGTGCGCGCTGATAGCCATCGTGCTTCCGACCGCCATCAGCGCTGTCGCCAACAGCACGTGGTCGTACCAGATGGCCGGCGCTGCCGCAGTCAGGCTGTGCGAGATTCTGGACACGCCGTCGATTCCCGAGCCGAAAACCCCAAAGAAGCCCGACGGGGTCGTCGTTGAGGTGAACGACGTATCGTACTCCTACGGCGATACCCAGGCCTTGCGCGGTGTCAGTCTTGTCCTTAATCCCGGTACCACGACGGCGCTCATCGGCCCGTCAGGCTCGGGTAAATCGACGCTCGCCACACTCATTGCACGCTTCGACGACCCGGAAAGCGGCTCCATCCGTCTCGGCGGCGTCGATCTGAGAGACATCTCCTCCCGTGACCTCTACAACACGGTTTCGTTCGTGCTCCAGGACCCGATGCTGATCAACGCCTCCATCGGAAGAAACATTTCTTTAGCTAAGCCGGAGGCTTCCCTGGAGGAGATTCGGGAGGCTGCCCGTACGGCGCAGATCGACGATTTCATCATGTCGCTGCCCAAGGGATACGACAGCGTTTTGGGAACGGACTGCTCGCTCTCAGGCGGCGAGAGCCAGCGCGTGAGTATAGCGCGTGCCCTTTTAGCCGACACGCCGATCCTCATCATGGATGAGGCCACCGCTTTTGCCGACCCAGATTCGGAGCTCGAGATCCAGAAAGCACTAAGTTCCTTGGTCGAAGGCCGAACGGTTCTGGCCATCGCCCACCGGCTCAACGCAATCCTAGGCGCCGATCAAATTGCCGTGTTGGAAGAAGGTAAGATCGTCGCCCTTGGAACGCATGCGGAGATTCAAGACAACGAGCATTATCAGGCGCTTCTCAAGCAAGGAGGCCTCTGCGGCAGTGAAGAAGAGGGCGATGCAGATGAGTAA
- a CDS encoding TetR/AcrR family transcriptional regulator — protein MSNGNYQETHERILKSGLAAFLEEGFEKANLRRICKAAGVTTGAFYKHFKDKEALFSELVEPLASMIRKAYAQGEKRGFAGYDEGKPVTPEQVRAALEAKAAGTLATTAMLYSHRDIYELLVFRSYGTPYEHFLDWLVDEEDRTTLRVLELIHGAEKARTVISKESLHIVNHAFYSALSENIIHAKSVEELNATTEVISTFFNAGWEKYRTL, from the coding sequence GTGAGCAACGGCAACTACCAGGAGACGCACGAGCGCATCTTGAAGAGCGGCCTTGCGGCGTTTCTGGAAGAGGGGTTCGAGAAGGCGAACCTGCGCAGGATCTGCAAGGCTGCCGGCGTGACCACCGGGGCGTTCTACAAGCATTTCAAAGACAAGGAGGCGCTCTTCTCGGAGCTGGTCGAGCCGCTGGCGAGCATGATTCGCAAAGCTTACGCCCAAGGCGAGAAGCGAGGTTTCGCCGGGTACGACGAAGGGAAGCCCGTGACCCCGGAGCAGGTGCGCGCCGCGCTCGAGGCCAAGGCGGCGGGGACGCTCGCGACCACGGCGATGCTGTACTCCCATCGCGACATCTACGAGCTCCTTGTGTTCCGCTCCTACGGCACCCCCTACGAGCACTTCCTTGACTGGCTCGTCGACGAGGAGGACAGGACCACCCTCCGCGTTCTCGAGCTGATCCACGGCGCAGAGAAGGCTCGAACCGTCATCTCGAAAGAGTCTCTCCACATCGTCAACCACGCGTTCTACAGCGCCCTTTCCGAGAATATCATCCACGCGAAGAGCGTCGAGGAGCTCAACGCGACGACCGAGGTCATTTCAACGTTCTTCAATGCGGGCTGGGAGAAATATCGCACGCTTTGA
- a CDS encoding metal-dependent transcriptional regulator — MGGRESSEDYLEAILVIRRLRGSCRNVDIAERMGVAKPSVTKALGNLARRGLAEVVGRDVRLTEEGGRLAEATLDKHRFFERLLVESGVDAETASAEACRMEHCLSEDSYRRFAAYLGSRRDEGDGG, encoded by the coding sequence ATGGGCGGGCGAGAATCCTCCGAGGACTACCTCGAGGCCATCCTCGTGATCCGCCGCCTGCGCGGGTCGTGCCGCAACGTGGACATCGCCGAGCGCATGGGCGTCGCCAAGCCGAGCGTCACCAAGGCGCTCGGCAACCTGGCGCGCAGGGGCCTCGCCGAGGTGGTCGGCCGCGACGTGCGGCTGACCGAGGAGGGCGGGCGCCTCGCCGAGGCCACCCTCGACAAGCACCGCTTCTTCGAGCGGCTGCTCGTCGAGTCAGGCGTGGACGCCGAGACCGCCTCGGCGGAGGCCTGCCGCATGGAGCACTGCCTGTCAGAGGACTCCTACAGACGTTTCGCGGCCTATCTCGGGAGCCGACGAGACGAGGGCGATGGCGGGTAA